One Ricinus communis isolate WT05 ecotype wild-type chromosome 2, ASM1957865v1, whole genome shotgun sequence DNA segment encodes these proteins:
- the LOC8280329 gene encoding serine hydroxymethyltransferase, mitochondrial, producing MAMALRRLSSSIRTPFFNANGSLYYMSSLPNPAVADKEKAPAAWIKQLNSPLEETDPEIADIIELEKARQWKGLELIPSENFTSVSVMQAVGSVMTNKYSEGYPGARYYGGNEYIDMAETLCQKRALEAFQLDPEKWGVNVQSLSGSPANFQVYTALLKPHERIMALDLPHGGHLSHGYQTDTKKISAVSIFFETMPYRLDENTGYIDYEQLEKSATLFRPKLIVAGASAYARLYDYARIRKVCDKQKAVMLADMAHISGLVAAGVIPSPFEYADIVTTTTHKSLRGPRGAMIFFRKGVKEINKKGEEVKYDFEDKINQAVFPGLQGGPHNHTISGLAVALKQVMTPEYKAYQEQVLKNCSKFSQSLLEKGYELVSGGTENHLVLVNLRNKGIDGSRVEKVLESVHIAANKNTVPGDVSAMVPGGIRMGTPALTSRGFVEEDFAKVAEFFDAAVKLALKIKADTKGTKLKDFVATMKSSDIQSGIAQLRHDVEEYAKQFPTVGFEKETMKYKD from the exons ATGGCGATGGCTCTTCGAAGACTCTCTTCCTCTATCCGAACACCTTTCTTCAATGCCAATGGTTCCCTCTACTACATG TCTTCTTTGCCTAACCCTGCAGTTGCTGATAAAGAGAAAGCTCCTGCTGCT TGGATAAAGCAATTGAATTCTCCATTGGAGGAAACCGATCCTGAAATTGCTGACATCATCGAACTTGAGAAAGCTAGGCAATGGAAg GGACTTGAACTTATTCCATCAGAGAATTTCACCTCAGTGTCAGTTATGCAAGCAGTTGGTTCTGTTATGACTAATAAATACAGCGAAGGGTACCCTGGAGCCCGATATTATGGAGGCAATGA gtaCATTGACATGGCTGAGACCTTGTGCCAGAAGCGTGCGTTAGAAGCTTTTCAGTTGGATCCTGAAAAGTGGGGAG TCAACGTGCAGTCGCTATCTGGATCTCCTGCTAACTTTCAAGTTTACACTGCATTATTAAAACCTCATGAGAGAATCATGGCGCTGGATCTTCCTCATGGTGGACATCTTTCACATGGTTATCAG ACTGACACAAAGAAGATATCTGCGGTTTCCATATTTTTTGAGACAATGCCTTACAGATTGGATGAGAATACTGGTTATATTGATTATGAACAG TTGGAGAAAAGTGCCACACTCTTTAGACCAAAACTTATAGTTGCTGGTGCAAGTGCTTATGCACGGCTATATGACTATGCACGCATCCGCAAG gTTTGTGACAAGCAAAAAGCTGTTATGTTGGCTGATATGGCACACATTAGTGGCTTAGTTGCCGCAGGTGTTATCCCATCTCCTTTTGAATATGCAGATATTGTGACAACCACAACGCATAAATCACTTCGTGGTCCACGTGGAGCTATGATCTTCTTTAGGAAGGGAGTAAAAGAGATCAACAAAAAAGGGGAAGAA GTGAAGTATGACTTTGAAGACAAAATTAATCAGGCAGTTTTTCCTGGACTTCAAGGTGGTCCTCATAATCACACGATATCTGGTTTAGCAGTTGCTCTAAAGCAG GTCATGACTCCTGAGTACAAGGCCTACCAAGAGCAAGTTCTCAAAAACTGTTCAAAGTTTTCTCAG AGCTTACTAGAGAAGGGCTATGAACTGGTGTCTGGTGGAACAGAAAACCATTTAGTCTTggtcaatttgagaaacaag GGGATTGATGGATCAAGAGTTGAAAAGGTTTTGGAATCAGTTCATATTGCAGCTAACAAAAATACTGTCCCTGGTGATGTATCTGCCATGGTTCCTGGTGGGATTCGCATGG GAACCCCAGCTCTCACATCAAGGGGGTTTGTTGAGGAAGATTTTGCGAAAGTAGCAGAGTTCTTTGATGCAGCTGTAAAATTGGCCTTGAAGATCAAGGCAGATACTAAAG GAACGAAGTTGAAGGATTTTGTAGCAACTATGAAGTCTTCAGATATTCAATCTGGGATCGCACAGCTGCGACATGATGTTGAGGAATATGCAAAGCAATTCCCAACAGTTGGttttgagaaagaaacaaTGAAATACAAGGACTAA
- the LOC8280330 gene encoding oligopeptide transporter 4, whose product MGSVEIEAPPTKKLEEDEISPIEEVRLTVSNTDDPSLPVWTFRMWFLGLVSCCLLSFLNQFFSYRTEPLVITQITVQVATLPIGRVMAAVLPQTKFRIPGFGGREFSLNPGPFNVKEHVLISIFANAGSAFGNGSAYAIEIVNIIKAIYGRSISFLASWVLIITTQALGYGWAGLLRKYVVEPAHMWWPGTLVQISLFRTLHEKEETENGNRMSRVKFFVIALTCSFLWYLVPGYLFQTVQSVAWICWAFPKSVTAQQIGSGMGGLGVGAFTLDWSTIASFLLSPLLTPFFAIVNVFIGYVLILYVLTPITYWGLNLYNAKTYPIISSHLFDAQGARYNFSAIINDKFELDMAQYQKLGRVHMSTFFAVSYGLGFATIAATLTHVALFYGREIYDRYKASYEGKEDVHTRLMKSYRDIPTWWFYVLLAVTFVASLALCIFMNDQVQLPWWGLILAAALAFIFTLPISIITATTNQTPGLNIITEYIMGLIYPGRPIANVCFKTYGYMSMSQAVSFLSDFKLGHYMKIPPRSMFLVQFIGTIIAGTINLGVAWWLLDSIDYICQDQLLPSNSPWTCPGSRVFFDASVIWGLVGPKRIFGSLGEYSALNWFFLGGLLGPVVVWLFHKKFPNQTWIPLINLPVLFGATAIMPPATAVNFNSWILVGTIFNFFIFRYRKNWWQRYNYVLSAALDAGVAFMAVLIYFTLGLENVNMHWWGSDPNIDPEHCPLASCPTAKGIISDGCPIF is encoded by the exons ATGGGAAGTGTAGAGATAGAAGCGCCACCAACCAAGAAACTTGAAGAAGACGAGATTTCACCAATAGAAGAAGTCCGTTTAACCGTATCAAACACCGACGATCCTTCCCTGCCAGTATGGACTTTCAGAATGTGGTTTTTAGGTCTTGTTTCGTGCTGCCTTCTCTCTTTCCTCAACCAGTTTTTCTCGTATCGTACGGAGCCACTTGTCATTACCCAGATCACCGTTCAGGTTGCTACACTTCCCATCGGACGGGTCATGGCTGCTGTGCTTCCTCAAACAAAGTTTAGGATTCCTGGGTTTGGGGGTAGAGAGTTTTCTCTTAATCCCGGACCATTTAATGTTAAAGAACATGTTTTGATTTCTATATTTGCTAATGCTGGTAGTGCTTTTGGGAATGGCTCCGCTTATGCTATTGaaattgttaatattattaaagctaTTTACGGGAGAAGTATCTCCTTTCTCGCTTCTTGGGTTCTTATCATCACTACACAG GCTTTGGGATATGGCTGGGCCGGGCTTCTAAGGAAATATGTAGTCGAGCCAGCACACATGTGGTGGCCTGGCACCCTCGTTCAGATCTCCCTTTTCAG GACATTgcatgaaaaagaagaaacagaaAATGGGAATCGTATGTCAAGAGTGAAATTCTTTGTGATTGCACTAACATGTAGCTTTTTATGGTACTTGGTACCTGGTTACCTGTTCCAAACAGTACAAAGCGTGGCATGGATATGCTGGGCATTCCCAAAGTCAGTTACTGCACAGCAAATAGGGTCTGGAATGGGAGGACTAGGAGTTGGAGCCTTCACacttgactggtcaacaataGCTTCTTTCCTGTTAAGCCCTCTTCTTACTCCCTTCTTTGCCATTGTCAACGTCTTTATAGGATACGTATTGATATTATACGTGTTGACACCAATAACTTACTGGGGACTAAATTTGTACAATGCTAAAACATATCCAATCATTTCTTCTCACTTGTTCGATGCACAAGGTGCAAGATATAACTTTTCAGCCATCATCAATGATAAATTCGAGTTAGATATGGCCCAGTATCAGAAGTTGGGGAGAGTACACATGAGCACCTTCTTTGCTGTCTCTTATGGACTTGGTTTTGCCACTATTGCAGCTACTCTTACTCATGTGGCCTTGTTCTATGGAAG GGAAATTTATGACCGATACAAAGCCTCATACGAGGGAAAGGAAGATGTCCACACAAGATTAATGAAGAGTTACAGAGACATTCCAACTTGGTGGTTTTATGTGCTTCTTGCAGTGACATTTGTAGCCTCCCTTGCACTTTGCATTTTCATGAACGACCAAGTCCAATTACCATGGTGGGGGCTTATACTTGCAGCTGCTCTTGCCTTCATTTTCACCCTTCCTATTAGCATTATCACTGCCACCACAAATCAG ACACCAGGACTGAATATCATCACAGAATATATTATGGGTCTTATATATCCTGGAAGACCTATAGCCAATGTCTGCTTCAAGACCTATGGTTACATGAGCATGTCTCAGGCAGTTTCCTTTCTTAGTGATTTCAAGCTAGGCCATTACATGAAGATCCCTCCAAGGTCCATGTTTCTTGTGCAG TTCATAGGAACGATCATTGCTGGAACTATCAACTTGGGTGTAGCATGGTGGCTTCTTGATTCAATTGACTACATATGTCAGGATCAGCTCCTTCCGTCAAACAGTCCTTGGACTTGCCCGGGCAGTCGTGTCTTCTTTGATGCATCAGTCATCTGGGGTTTAGTGGGACCGAAGAGGATTTTTGGATCTCTTGGAGAATACTCAGCTCTTAATTGGTTCTTCCTTGGAGGATTATTAGGACCAGTTGTAGTATGGCTTTTCCACAAGAAATTCCCAAACCAAACTTGGATACCACTGATTAATCTTCCAGTACTGTTTGGGGCGACTGCCATTATGCCACCGGCAACTGCAGTCAACTTCAATTCCTGGATTTTGGTTGGAacaatattcaattttttcatCTTTAGGTACAGAAAGAATTGGTGGCAGAGGTATAACTATGTCCTGTCAGCAGCTCTTGATGCTGGAGTGGCTTTCATGGCAGTTCTTATTTACTTTACACTGGGACTTGAAAATGTTAACATGCACTGGTGGGGTTCCGATCCTAATATTGATCCTGAGCACTGTCCGCTTGCTTCCTGCCCAACTGCAAAGGGTATTATATCTGATGGGTGCCCGATATTTTAA